Below is a genomic region from Branchiostoma floridae strain S238N-H82 unplaced genomic scaffold, Bfl_VNyyK Sc7u5tJ_377, whole genome shotgun sequence.
tgctatgcacggacaaaagtttgcaagtaaaccggcgcctgcacttctaagaaagccgctaggggcccaaactcgcagcagtcactctctgctttaagggctccctaccGCTCacaaatcacgaccgcagcatgtccagaacacgataTATCAAAAATGGTAGTTCCGCTGTAGAACCTTatcaagccgctagggggcccattatcgaactcctccttcgttttccagacccctacctacccaccaaatatcagctacATTCGTcgcagtcttctcgagttatgctgttcacaaacaggggttaaaacacacaaccggaccgaaaatataaccttagccattctggcaaaggtaaaaactCGAAAGGTAGTCCTTTACAGTTATCATTATgagtacccccctcccctttttaATAGATATACGGAACATGTTATATTTTTCTGATACAGATTCACCATTACAATTTTTAATGAAAATGCTTGGAACGATGCACGAATGGGGTTTGTCTTACACATATAGTCTTTTCAGTAAGAAAACAAGTATATTTAGAAGTTATTGACTAAGCAAATATATTGTCATCATAATCATGTCTTCATTTAATCAATACATTAGAAatattattttcacatttcatcACACATTATGCCTTGAGATTAAGAATGTACTGTGTATGATGTCAGCTGAATAAATAGAATTGGCTGATATATCAAAAGATCGGAGTATTATGGTTTATTTGAACGCTAAATGTCCTGTAGTCCCTGAAGCGGGGCTTCTGATAGACTTATTTTGTACTTATTGCTCCTATAGTAAACAGATGGTACAGTGTAAGAAATTTAGAAGATTTGACTAGCCTTTTTCCTTACACCTTGAATATATTGATAGAATGATTGTCAGAAACAACCAAATGTCCGTCGTGAGTAAGTGTTAGCCCAAATGGATAGTTCAGTCCGTGTTCCTTCCGTGTCAGCACGTGTCTGATAAACGTGCCGTCCCGACTGAACACGGAAACACGGTGGTTGCTACAGTCAGCCACGATGATGTTGTCCTCGCCGTCCGTGATGACACAGTATGGGCAGGTCAGCTGTCCAAGTCCCGAGCCACGTGACCCGCACGTGAAGAGATGACGACCGGTGGGGTCAAATATCTTCAAGTTGTGGTTGCCACAGTCACTAACGATGATTTGGTTGCTGCTGTTGACGGTCACATGAAGGTAGAAACTCAGCTTctgctgaccttgacctttgtccccGAACTTCAGAATGTTGTCCCCATTGAAACTGAGTACAAGCACTTGGTACCCGATAGTGACGATGATACGTCCTAAACTGTCAAAAGCGATATCTTCCGTATTTTTATCTTTCTCTGCAGCCCCTGTCACCTGGATGACACGTGACTCCCTCCCCTGTTTGTCCAGTACATGAATCTTGTGTTCGTCTCCTGTCACCAACAGTTCACCGTTTGTCAGTGCCACCACACACCCTGGCTCAAACTCCAATTCAACTTTCTTCTTAAAGGAGCCATCTTTGTCAAGAAACTGCAGGCGTCTGTTGTCATGATCAGCCACTACAATGTCTCCATCTGTGGTGACAGCGACTGATGTAGGGTAGTAAAACTGTCCATCTCCTCTGCCTTCCTGACCAACAGTTTTTAGCAGTGTAGGACTTCCGTGTTGGGTACCTTTTTCTACGTTTATTTCAACTGATAACAGTGTGCTTGTGAATGaagttcttgtttgttttatccCACCTATCAATTTTGAAACCTCCGGTTCAGGGTCACCATCtggtgggtcaaaggtcaagttcatgaAATCGTTGGTCAGTTCAGCCCTCTTTGCGATTTTCTCGTCAGCGGTTTGCTCCATCCGTGCGGTCAGTTCTCCGGCCACCGACATGACCTCCGCTGGACTCCCGTACTCCAACACATTGTCCGTGAACTGGACACAGCTCATGGCTGAGGCCAGGTCCATCTCAGCTGCCTCCATGGCGGCTTCCATCTGTTTCTCCCGAGCAGCATTCATGGCGCGAAGCTGACTGATTTTCTCACTTTTCACCTTCTGAACGGCCTCTATGATAGCCTCTGCCTGTTTTTCTATCTGTTCTTCTGTACGCTGTACCTGTAAAGGCCAATCGTTCTTTATTGATTGTAACTCTTTTATCCACTTCTCATGCAGGTCTGCTGTGTTCTTGACTGTCGGCAGTTTTGCCTTGATCTTTGCCCTCTCCCTCTCTGCCGCCTTCTCTATCTCCACATACTGGTGATCTTTGTGCGCCGTTACCACACAGTGCAGACAGATGACCCGGTGACAGGTGTCACAGTAGAACTTGTTCAGTTCATTGTGATACCCACACTTGGAGGTCTCCCTTGCACGAAGCTCAGCCGTAAGTCGGCCTGATTGTAGGTCTTCAATCGTTAGAACTTTGTGGGATCTACTCACTCTGAGGCCACGGTGCGTTTCGTTACACATCTGACATAGGTAGTCGGTACACTCCACACAGTAGAACTCGGCAGGGTTCAGCCTCTCTCACAGGCCGTACAGGGGATTCCCTCTGCCCGTGGTTCCGATGTTCTTCCGATCCCTTTTGGTTGTTGTCGCAGAATGTCATGCAACTTGCCGACGAGGAAGTTGGACTTCAGCCCCTGGACGCCATTTTGTGGGAGGGGCACGTCCTGTCGGCACGTCGGACAGGAGAGTTTCCCTACCGGCTCTGTGGCCAGGAGCCTCTCCAAACACGGCTggcagaaggtgtgaagacacggcaGCACCTTAGGCTGCCTGAAGTCCTCCAAACAGATCTGGCAGACGAGAAATTCCTGAGTTATTTCGCTAAATGCGTTGGACGCCATCACACGGTTGTATTTGCAGTCCTTGTGAAGTACTTGTCAACAAACATGTGATTCATGGACTTTAATTTGTTGCGTCATTTTGGGATATTTCATTGTTAGTTAGGGGGGCGTACGTCCATAGGCAGgttaaaaatattttatttgctCTTTGATTGTAAGCAAACTTATTCTCAAATGTAAGCTCTCATAGAAATACCtagagcagggttgtagccagcctgaaatcattttaagtcccctcgattttgaatgggaatcctatcgagcaccgaaggcatggcgtggtgTTACgcatcatttctagggggtGTGGAtcccagaaaattttcaaacctAGAcactctgaaacactatttcctgcattttaggcgcaatttttcttgtagactaagctgttcaatgtcatctgttttggtgaggaAAAACACATgggttttagttttttttttctatctttacatatcaatttttgtctgtccctggggacgtaatgggaaaacttttttctctcccaaactgcaaaattccttcaaaggactgaaggacaggtgctggctacaaccctgacctAGAGCATAAGAAGTGAATATATAtcagaaaatgtgaaaatgttacAGAAATGAGAACGGAATTTGAGCAAAACATACCGTCGGCTAATGTCATAGTTCAGGCCACGTTGAAATTTCCCCAATGACGATAtcaaaattagcataaatcCTGAATACTCAATTAGAAATATAAGTTAGAactacacaggatgttaataaAACAGGAAATTGAGTGTGGTCTAGCAAGTGAACTTCAAAAACTCATTGTTTAAACCAATACTTGCAAATTTCATAAAATATGCATGTATGAAAccagttaccatggtaacacaaaaatcacaaactcaCATTTTTATATTTGAATCGTTGCAACTATATTTTAACAATTTgaacaatattttagaaaagtCGATAAGTTTTGTAATTCTAGAATTCTAACACACGtcgttatacgacgtcaaagttggcgctgGTCAATAAGGCAAGGAACTTAATTTATAAGACAACGTGACCGGTAAGGAAGTCGTGTTACTAGACGGAGTTACCAAATGTTTTAATCCTGTATAACTCCGAGTAACTGAGTTAGTGTGTAGTCagaaagagcccccccccccccccccccacacacacacacaaacaaatgatTGGGTATCAAAAGCGTGTGTTTAGGTTGATGATAAATTTTGTCCCATATAAACGATTTGAGATGAAAGATTGTGACTACTACCATCATGTCGGGATGTTTCGTAATGCAAGCGATTGTCGTACATTTACTTTTCTTTGTCCTGAGCACTGCGATCAGGCATTTCTTCGCTTAAAAGGCCCTCTAGTGACTATTGGGTACGTGCAGTTTGAAATTCGATAACTACTATTAGATTTTTTATAGCCTAAGAAACGAGTGCGCTTgcaaattgaaataaaacatcTCCACATatacagtttttattttatttgcgCGTATAGAATGTGCGTGTTTTTTGCGTCGATTTCAATGGACCGGATAAAAGCAGGATTGAGACCTAAAGAGTACTATTTTgctaacatttttttcctatcaATATTAGTCTCATGTTGAGAATAAAGTGAAAGCCACTTGTGACTGTTCCATTGCAAATAATAGGCAAATAATTTAAAGTAATAGTGCAGTTTGAGTTTTGATGAAGTATCGAGTATTAAGGGAATCGGTGGAAAGATTTGCAGGTCGTACTTCcatcatttctttattttttaatcaaatgaAACCTACCTGCACACGCTATGGAGTTTGCCAGTGTCTGGTACTGTTCGTCATGCTGGCGTCATGTTTAGAATGTGTTTCAGCTGTTGGCCCACACCCTGCAAGTACAGTAGTTCAGGTGCAAAAGTGTACTTGCAAACAACCTCCAGTCAGCATGACATGAAGACTATTTCGTCTCAAACTATGTCTAAAATACTGTATTTACTATCAAGGTTTACCGGTACCTGATACAGTCTGTCATGCTGACGTCATGTTTAGAATGTTTTCTAGCTATTGGTCTAAACCCTGCTAGTACAGTAGTTCAATTGCAAAAGTGCACTTGCAAACTATTTGCAAACTTGCAAATCAGTAGATATCTGCTTGATGCTGACATATCAACGAGAAaggtaaaacaacaaattgAACAAGAATCTTCTATACAATTTAGTGTTGGCCTTTGGGGAAACTGTATATCAATTTTTTGTTTGGTCTAGAATATGGCGAGGTAAAAGATAAATACTAAATTATTGACAGAGTTCTCTCACATTGCCACGTTCTACGGACTAGGTACCCGTCTATCTCGTCTCCGCTAATACATCAAATCAGCTATGTGCAGAGTCCTGCACGTATACACCAGCACTAACGCACCAAaattagttactcaagcaactggatatggttttgaaacggtcaggcgtttcggatagaatccactatccttcgtcagtaacactgaagagatctggaagaaacaggccTTTTATActctatgaatgaagacaatttcaaaCGTTGTAaaacaattcagactgaagaaaatttgggtgccaaagaaaacaaaggtaagccAAAGTCAGGCTGAAGACAacttggatttcaaaggatagcaaggctaagacacagttaatgcaaatgagtcaattagctcctgttgttttagttgcagcACTAATGATTTTGGGCTGCACGTCACTGTGGTAGGTAGGCCCAGCACAAGGCATCCCATCGTCATGACTGACAGACAACTGTCATCAATACTAAATAATTCATAACTCCACTGTCACTCATTCTACGGGGAAAACATGCTGACTCTGCCTATTCGTAAAGCAAAGTATGTTGAGACGGTATACGCCGTCATCTAAATATTTTGGGACCGCACGCCATTGtgctaaagccccctttacaaatcaagaatttagctcggccgagttgttggcgagcaccaaatggacattttcggccggagtatgaccggcgtttgggcgattatgcgggcctcgaccgatttttagcagctcggccggcgtttgcggggcagCTCGGCCTGCGCTTAATatcagcgaggcctcggcggtgagcgttgagctcggagagctcgtcaatgggttgcgtgtagctcgaccggagcttgaCCGGAGCCTGTcctaatcaatttgacacctgtgttgaacacgtgcctTTGTTTTTGGCTTTCATCTTTAGTAAACAATTTGTTCCGAAAAATAAGATTCAAaaagactactgtatgaacttAAGAAAGCTACGTACCTTTTATAATGTAAGGCAATTGGACACGAAGACAATACTTCCTATTTCTTTTTTGCTataggtttggatgtgtgaCTCGGACGGCGtttgccggccttcgctcgaggttcGCCCAAGGTTCGCCCGAGGTTTGCCCGATTTCAGCTTTGTctaaattattgtattatgttgaataagactggtctgttcactttgtggctcttgtggtGGTTTTCggattggtgtatcacaacattccagttgatattattgttttcagcgtgcccgtccactccactcatgCCCTACATATATtccgcaactcagaaattacatttgacacaaatattggctttttacaaggttagtcagttctgacttcgtccacgttcaagacatagtacaatctcattaacaaattataatcagttgtgttggacggacgtcggacgggctccgtctatttgtaaagggggcagattttcagcgaaaaatacagccgatactcgggcgatgttgaaattcggcgaactctgaccgagctacaaattcggccggcgtccgcatgaattgtaaagccggcttaacATAACCTCGGTACGCGGAATGCCACTGTCCTTCTTCACCCAAAATCCAATCATGGCCACTGGCTTGCTTCTTTTTGTATGCCTGCTGTCCATCGAGCATGCCTCCCTCACTCGTGCTGCCAACATAACCGTAGAGTGCCCGTCCTCTACCTTTGCATGCAAGACGACCGACGACTGCGTCCATCTAAGCCAGCGGTGTGACGGGTTCCGGTCCCATTGTCCGGACGGTTCCGATGAAGAGTGCACGACTCCGGACTGTGTGTCCCCAGACGTTTTCAGCTGTAATATTGACGACCGCTGCTTCTCTCTCTCCCGAGTGTGTAATGGAGTAGAAAACTGTCCCGACGGCTCCGATGAGGTAGATTGCATGTTAAAAGAGTGTCCCTTACCAGGCTATTTCAAGTGTGTAGGTAGTGCCACTTGTTTCCCGCCAGTGTGGCAATGTGACGGGTGGGATGATTGTGAAGACGGCTCAGATGAGAAAGATTGCACTAGCAAAGAGTGCTACAACTCCTACGATCTCAAGTGTGAAAGTAGTGGAGTATGTTTCTCTCCATTGAAGCAATGTGACGGTTTTGACGATTGTGCagacggttcagatgaggaAAACTGCACCAGCATTGAGTGTCCCTCGCCCGAGTATTTTAAGTGTGAAAGTAGTGGTATTTGTGTCGCACCACATCGGCAATGTGACGGTGTGGCTGATTGTCTagacggttcagatgaggaAAATTGTACCAGCATTGAATGTCCCTCTCCCGAGTATTTCAAGTGTGAAAGTAGTGGAACATGTGTCCCACCAGAGTGGCAATGTGACGGTTTTGACGATTGTTCagacggttcagatgaggaAAATTGCCCCAGCACTGGCAATGAGTGTCCCTCGCCCGAGTATTTCAAGTGTGAAAGTACTGGAGCATGTGTCCCACCAGAGTGGCAATGTGACGGTTTTGACGATTGTTCagacggttcagatgaggaCAATTGCCCAAGCACTGGCACTGAGTGTCCCTCGCCCGACTATTTTCAGTGTGAAAGCAGTAGTTTTTGTGTCCCACCAGAGTGGCAATGTGACGGTTTTGACGATTGTTCagacggttcagatgaggaCAATTGCCCAAGCACTGGCACTGAGTGTCCCTCGCCCGACTATTTTCAGTGTGAAAGCAGTAGTTTTTGTGTCCCACCAGAGTGGCAATGTGACGTTTTTGACGATTGTTCagacggttcagatgaggaAAACTGCGCCAGCATTGAATGTCCCTCGCCCGAGGATTTTAAGTGTGAAAGTAGTGGAGCATGTGTCCCACCAGAGTGGCAATGTGACGGTTTTGACGATTGTTCagacggttcagatgaggaAAAATGCGTCAGAATTGAGTGTCCCTCGCCCGAGGATTTTAAGTGTAAAAGTAGTGGTATTTGTGTCGCAGCACATCGGCAATGTGACGGTGATGATGATTGTCTagacggttcagatgaggaAAATTGTACCAGCATTGAATGTCCCTCTCCCGAGTATTTCAAGTGTGAAATTAGTGGAGCATGTGTCCCACCAGAGTGGCAATGTGACGGTTTTGACGATTGTGAAGATGGTTCAGATGAGGAAAACTGCACCAGCATTGAGTGCCCCTCTCCCGAGGATTTCAAGTGTGAAAGTAGTGGTATTTGTGTCGCACCACATCGGCAATGTGACGGTGTGGCTGATTGTCTagacggttcagatgaggaAAATTGTACCAGCATTGAATGTCCCTCTCCCGAGTATTTCAAGTGTGAAAGTAGTGGGGCATGTGTCCCACCAGAGTGGCAATGTGACGGTTTTGACTATTGTTCAGATGGTTCAGATGAGGAAAATTGCCCCAGCACTGGCACTGAGTGTCCCTCGCCCGAATATTTTCAGTGTGAAAGCAGTAGTTTTTGTGTCCCACCAGAGTGGCAATGTGACGGTTTTGACGATTGTTTAGATGGTTCAGATGAGGAAAACTGCACCAGCATTGAATGTCCCTCTCCCGAGTATTTCAAGTGTGAAAGTAGTGGTATTTGTTTTCCTCAATGGAAGCAATGTAACGGGGTGGATAATTGTATTGACGGTTCAGATGAGAAAAATTGTACAAGCAAAGAGTGCCCCTCTCCCGGGTATTTCAAGTGTGAAAGTAGTGGTATTTGTGTAGCACCACATTGGCAATGTGACGGTGAAGATGATTGTTCAGACGGTTCAGATGAGAAGAATTGCACTAGCATGGAGTGCTACAACCCCTACGATCTCAATTGTAAAAGTAGTGGAGTATGTTTCTCTTTATGGAGGCAATGTGACGGATACAATGATTGCGAAGATGGTTCAGATGAGGAAAATTGCACTAGCAAAGAGTGCTACAACCCCTATAATCTCAAATGTAAAAGTAGTGGAGTTTGTTTCTCTTCGTGGAGGCAATGTAACGGGTTGGATGATTGTGAagacggttcagatgaggaCAATTGCACTAGCAAAGAGTGCTACAACCCCTACGATCTCAAGTGTAAAAGTAGTGGAGTATGTTTCTCTTTATGGAGGCAATGTGACGGATACAATGATTGCGAAGATGGTTCAGATGAGGAAAATTGCACTAGCAAAGAGTGCTACAACCCATACGATCTCAAGTGTAAAAGTAGTGGAGTATGTTTCTCTTCGTGGAGGCAATGTAACGGGTTGGATGATTGTGAagacggttcagatgaggaCAATTGCACTAGCAAAGAGTGCTACAACCCATACGATCTCAAATGTAAAAGTAGTGGAGTATGTTTCTCTTTATGGAGGCAATGTGACGGATACAATGATTGCGAagacggttcagatgaggaAAGTTGCACAAACCAAGGGCCGTGTGCAGAGCAGGGACTGTGGCAGTGTGACGTGTACACCCGTACATGCATCAACCAAACCTCCGTATGTGACGGAAACGAGGACTGCCAGTTTGGGACAGACGAAAAGAACTGTGCCAGTAGGTTCCATTTTTTGTTAGCCTTGATTGCTCTGCGAAAGAACTGTCCGTTGACCAAATACATATCCGTTGAATCGACAGACTTGCGAAGTACTCGTTATGTTGATATCCTTTTCTATGTAAGCATATGACATTAGCAATGCCTGCGTTCATTTTATTGAGTTGGAATGTCCAAGTAAGTTTAAAAACATGTCTTTccatttgttattgtttttataAATCCACAAGCATTGACAATGGACACTTCTAattctatttcttcttttattaGTAATAGATAAAATCAGAAAAtgccgtatatatatatatgtgtgtgtgtgtttcaagaCCTAAaaaaagaactacatgtattacagcgTAATCGTAGTTATACTTGGATTACAAAACTAAGAATTTTAAAGATGCGTAGAGTCCTAGTTGCTTCTAGATATAGGGACTTAGACTCGTGTGTTTCCATTTACAGGTGTGCCCAAAGACTGCTTTTTCACCTGCCGAGACAACGTCACCTGTCTGCCAACACGTCAGCTGGGTGACGGGCAGAAGGACTGTACGGACGGGGAGGACGAAAGACCCGGTGACGGTAAGTATTGAGGTTTGCAATTAATGGTTGGTGTTTGATGCATCAtgcaaaatagttttttttaaatcttgcttTGTGTTGTGCTATTGTAGACAAttgtttgtattgtgttttgATGTAGTTCACTTTGCTGTATTGCTAAATTGTATTAGGTTGtgttgtactacatgtatgctgttCCACGTTGTCTTGTCAtatgtcaaagtcaaaataGATATGTACGAGTCTGCAAGTCATTTgaactctctctccctccctctctctctctctctctctctctctgcatgtgtgtgtgtgtatatatatatatttgtgtcTTCTATAGGCATAATGTTAGATGCCATATCTTATACATATATGTTTCTACAGTTGAGCAGGCTCTGACCGAGATGTGGGGCTCCTGCAGCTACAACTGTTCATCCGTCTACGGTAACGCGTCATGCGTCCCTGACGCGTTCAGCTGTGACGGTGACGCGGACTGTTTGGAGGAAGAAGACGAGCAGGGCTGTAtcgaacatatatatataatatataataggGCTTCCTTGGACGGATATTCCTCTGGGGGAGCAGATGGCAGCGCGGGCGATATGTCCACCCAAACCAGCGCCACGCGAACCGCAGGAACTACGCAAAATTACGTAGAGACAGCGGAGTGTCCGACGTTCTACTGCGGCCTGTCCAGCTCTATGGAACCGTCCTGTGTGCAAGATCATCTGATCTGTGACGGACAACCGGACTGTACATTGGGAGAGGACGAGCAGGGATGCGGCAACGCGGACGACACGCCCACCCAAGCCACCATCACGTCAACCGCAGGCACAACTACCCAAGATTCCGGAGAGACAGCCGAGTGCCCGACGTTCTACTGCAGCCTGTCCGGCTCTACGGATCCGTCCTGTGTGCAAGATCATCTGATCTGTGACGGACAACCGGACTGTGAGTCAGGGGAGGACGAGCAGGGATGCGGCAAGGCGGACGACACGTCCACTCAAGCCACCATCACACCAACCGCAGGCACAACTACGCAAGATTCCGGAGAAGAAGCCCATTGTCCGACGTTCTACTGCAGCCTGTCCAGCTCTACGGACCTGTCATGTGTGCAAGATCATCTGATCTGTGACGGTCAACTGGACTGTGTATTGGGAGAGGACGAGCTGGGATGCGGCAAGGCGGACGACACGTCCACCCAAGCCACCATCACGTCAACCGCAGGCGCAACTACCCACGATTCCGGAGAGACAGCTGAGTGCCCGACGTTCTATTGTGGACTGCCCGGGTCTATGGATCCGTCCTGTGTGCAAGATCATCTGATCTGTGACGGTCAACTGGACTGTGCATTGGGAGAGGACGAGCAGGGATGTAGCCACGAGGACGACACATCCACCCAAACCGACCCCACTCCGAGTAACGAGCCAGTGTCGTATGGAGAGCAGACAGGTACAAAACCTTTCCTCAGGATATTCATCCCAAGAACTTTATAATCTACTCTATGCTTTAAGCACGTTGCTTAGTTACAACTTAGAGTAAACATTTCCCACTTTGACGACTATACCATTCAATTTATACTCAGAACTCCAGCTTACAGGTACCTGTTCGCTACATCTTCCTCAATTTTTGTCTCTTGTTATGATTGTATCTCTTTTATTGTGTGGCAAAATTGAGAATAAATGAAGTTCAAAACGCCGGATTTCCTACAGTTGCAGTACTTCTGTTTTTACCAATTCTCTACTCACTTACTAGGAGACAATGAAATATTCATACTGCTTACTCCTCGTAAAACAAGCAATCTCTCTAAAATGTACTTTCAGGCTGGCACGTAGCATGTAATTTACAACTGTCGAATTGTCAGTGCTTGTTTTGGGGAACCTTCTTTGTTTTTACAGGGTTCTATGTAGGGAACCATGGATCCAAGAACCAGCCTGTGGTCTGGCTGACAGCCGCCGTACTGGGCTGTCTGATTTTCTATCGCCAGTATTTCTAATGTATACATTGTCCCCAAAGTATAGGAAATAGCATGGAGCCATTTTGCTGATATTTACACAACCTTGTCTTA
It encodes:
- the LOC118408725 gene encoding low-density lipoprotein receptor-related protein 2-like, whose amino-acid sequence is MATGLLLFVCLLSIEHASLTRAANITVECPSSTFACKTTDDCVHLSQRCDGFRSHCPDGSDEECTTPDCVSPDVFSCNIDDRCFSLSRVCNGVENCPDGSDEVDCMLKECPLPGYFKCVGSATCFPPVWQCDGWDDCEDGSDEKDCTSKECYNSYDLKCESSGVCFSPLKQCDGFDDCADGSDEENCTSIECPSPEYFKCESSGICVAPHRQCDGVADCLDGSDEENCTSIECPSPEYFKCESSGTCVPPEWQCDGFDDCSDGSDEENCPSTGNECPSPEYFKCESTGACVPPEWQCDGFDDCSDGSDEDNCPSTGTECPSPDYFQCESSSFCVPPEWQCDGFDDCSDGSDEDNCPSTGTECPSPDYFQCESSSFCVPPEWQCDVFDDCSDGSDEENCASIECPSPEDFKCESSGACVPPEWQCDGFDDCSDGSDEEKCVRIECPSPEDFKCKSSGICVAAHRQCDGDDDCLDGSDEENCTSIECPSPEYFKCEISGACVPPEWQCDGFDDCEDGSDEENCTSIECPSPEDFKCESSGICVAPHRQCDGVADCLDGSDEENCTSIECPSPEYFKCESSGACVPPEWQCDGFDYCSDGSDEENCPSTGTECPSPEYFQCESSSFCVPPEWQCDGFDDCLDGSDEENCTSIECPSPEYFKCESSGICFPQWKQCNGVDNCIDGSDEKNCTSKECPSPGYFKCESSGICVAPHWQCDGEDDCSDGSDEKNCTSMECYNPYDLNCKSSGVCFSLWRQCDGYNDCEDGSDEENCTSKECYNPYNLKCKSSGVCFSSWRQCNGLDDCEDGSDEDNCTSKECYNPYDLKCKSSGVCFSLWRQCDGYNDCEDGSDEENCTSKECYNPYDLKCKSSGVCFSSWRQCNGLDDCEDGSDEDNCTSKECYNPYDLKCKSSGVCFSLWRQCDGYNDCEDGSDEESCTNQGPCAEQGLWQCDVYTRTCINQTSVCDGNEDCQFGTDEKNCASVPKDCFFTCRDNVTCLPTRQLGDGQKDCTDGEDERPGDVEQALTEMWGSCSYNCSSVYGNASCVPDAFSCDGDADCLEEEDEQGCIEHIYIIYNRASLDGYSSGGADGSAGDMSTQTSATRTAGTTQNYVETAECPTFYCGLSSSMEPSCVQDHLICDGQPDCTLGEDEQGCGNADDTPTQATITSTAGTTTQDSGETAECPTFYCSLSGSTDPSCVQDHLICDGQPDCESGEDEQGCGKADDTSTQATITPTAGTTTQDSGEEAHCPTFYCSLSSSTDLSCVQDHLICDGQLDCVLGEDELGCGKADDTSTQATITSTAGATTHDSGETAECPTFYCGLPGSMDPSCVQDHLICDGQLDCALGEDEQGCSHEDDTSTQTDPTPSNEPVSYGEQTGFYVGNHGSKNQPVVWLTAAVLGCLIFYRQYF
- the LOC118408724 gene encoding E3 ubiquitin-protein ligase TRIM71-like, producing the protein MCNETHRGLRVSRSHKVLTIEDLQSGRLTAELRARETSKCGYHNELNKFYCDTCHRVICLHCVVTAHKDHQYVEIEKAAERERAKIKAKLPTVKNTADLHEKWIKELQSIKNDWPLQVQRTEEQIEKQAEAIIEAVQKVKSEKISQLRAMNAAREKQMEAAMEAAEMDLASAMSCVQFTDNVLEYGSPAEVMSVAGELTARMEQTADEKIAKRAELTNDFMNLTFDPPDGDPEPEVSKLIGGIKQTRTSFTSTLLSVEINVEKGTQHGSPTLLKTVGQEGRGDGQFYYPTSVAVTTDGDIVVADHDNRRLQFLDKDGSFKKKVELEFEPGCVVALTNGELLVTGDEHKIHVLDKQGRESRVIQVTGAAEKDKNTEDIAFDSLGRIIVTIGYQVLVLSFNGDNILKFGDKGQGQQKLSFYLHVTVNSSNQIIVSDCGNHNLKIFDPTGRHLFTCGSRGSGLGQLTCPYCVITDGEDNIIVADCSNHRVSVFSRDGTFIRHVLTRKEHGLNYPFGLTLTHDGHLVVSDNHSINIFKV